A genomic stretch from Limanda limanda chromosome 11, fLimLim1.1, whole genome shotgun sequence includes:
- the cdc42ep5 gene encoding cdc42 effector protein 5, with the protein MPLHKSTRAPRLDPTMISAPLGDFRHTMHIGRGGDVFGDTSFLSTLGPSRANSEPGSPGGAPAADPEVAVDSSDLHTEAPGGQQDNGLQHSESVSSFDLDFDLGPSMLGDVLGVMDGLGLDSNEEDVFGLRSGMSSVETKPGKGATEMSVNLQNELNGKNLVGLDGNQVGDSRIPDGNGIKPKGLKPKVRFSDKREEIIRQASEEEEGQAFDFQDEVEPVCLSPTRSESEKVESRVAEGETEFSNHKADLPPSPASSHSSEYEGVIPLDRRRVDSCHSETDSEEEEEEEEEGGEAGRGYTFEDEFDDEIGL; encoded by the coding sequence ATGCCGCTTCACAAGTCCACCCGGGCCCCTCGCCTGGACCCCACCATGATCTCAGCGCCACTGGGCGACTTCCGCCACACCATGCACATTGGTAGGGGAGGGGACGTCTTTGGGGACACCTCGTTCCTGTCCACCCTGGGCCCGAGTCGAGCCAACTCCGAGCCGGGGAGTCCAGGGGGGGCACCAGCTGCTGATCCAGAGGTGGCAGTTGACAGCAGTGATCTCCACACAGAGGCTCCAGGAGGCCAGCAGGACAATGGGCTCCAGCACTCTGAGTCAGTGTCTTCGTTCGACCTGGACTTTGATCTGGGCCCGTCCATGCTGGGAGACGTATTAGGAGTGATGGATGGATTGGGGCTCGACTCCAATGAGGAGGACGTGTTCGGTCTCAGAAGCGGCATGTCCTCGGTGGAAACCAAGCCGGGAAAAGGGGCCACGGAGATGTCTGTGAATTTGCAGAATGAGCTGAATGGGAAGAACTTGGTCGGGCTGGATGGAAACCAGGTGGGAGACAGCAGGATACCAGATGGGAATGGAATCAAGCCAAAGGGGTTAAAACCAAAAGTGAGATTCAGCGACAAACGGGAGGAGATCATTCGCCAGGcgtctgaggaggaagagggtcaAGCGTTCGACTTCCAGGACGAGGTCGAGCCGGTGTGTTTGAGTCCAACGAGGAGCGAAAGCGAGAAGGTCGAGAGCCGAGTAGCAGAAGGGGAAACTGAATTCAGCAATCACAAAGCAGATTTGCCACCTAGTCCGGCCTCATCACATAGCTCGGAGTATGAAGGAGTCATCCCATTGGACAGGAGGAGGGTCGACAGCTGCCACTCAGAGACTGAttccgaggaggaagaggaggaggaggaggaggggggggaggcaggaagAGGCTACACATTTGAAGACGAGTTTGATGATGAAATCGGTCTATAG